A section of the Mycobacterium sp. 3519A genome encodes:
- a CDS encoding helix-turn-helix transcriptional regulator produces the protein MEQNAELREFLRTRRARLSVDDVEVGGTGRTRRVPGLRREEVAQLAGVSVDYYSRLEQGRHLNVSDEVLDAVARALRLDDTERAYLFEIARRNRRARRRPPAPAQRVRPGVQRILETLDDITPAFVFGRRMDVLAANRLARALMADFDAMPPRDRNLLRYTFLDESTRELFVDWEEVARDNVAILRLDAGRHPDDPQLVELVGELSVKSQEFRRWWADHNVRERTNGIKRYHHPVVGDLTVNYESVAVLGDPDQTLCIYTADAGSPSETALQLLANWTVTTR, from the coding sequence GTGGAGCAGAACGCGGAACTCAGGGAGTTCCTGCGCACCCGGCGTGCGCGTCTGAGCGTCGACGATGTCGAGGTCGGCGGCACGGGGCGCACCCGTCGGGTGCCCGGACTGAGGCGCGAAGAGGTCGCCCAACTGGCCGGCGTGAGCGTCGACTACTACAGCCGGTTGGAGCAGGGCCGTCATCTCAACGTCTCCGACGAGGTGCTCGACGCTGTGGCCCGCGCGCTGCGACTGGACGACACCGAACGCGCCTACCTGTTCGAGATCGCGCGCAGGAATCGTCGCGCCCGTCGCCGCCCGCCTGCGCCTGCGCAGCGGGTCCGGCCGGGAGTGCAGCGCATCCTCGAGACACTCGACGACATCACACCCGCGTTTGTGTTCGGTCGGCGGATGGACGTGCTCGCCGCCAACCGGCTGGCCCGCGCGTTGATGGCCGACTTCGATGCGATGCCACCGCGTGACCGAAACCTGTTGCGGTACACGTTTCTTGACGAATCTACCCGCGAGCTGTTCGTCGACTGGGAAGAGGTGGCACGCGACAACGTCGCGATCCTGCGCCTCGACGCAGGACGCCACCCCGACGATCCGCAGCTTGTCGAGTTGGTGGGTGAACTGTCGGTCAAGAGCCAGGAGTTCCGTCGGTGGTGGGCCGATCACAACGTGCGCGAGCGCACCAACGGAATCAAGCGATACCACCATCCGGTCGTCGGCGATCTGACCGTCAACTACGAATCCGTTGCGGTGCTTGGTGATCCAGATCAGACGTTGTGCATCTACACCGCGGACGCGGGCTCACCGTCGGAGACGGCGCTGCAGTTGCTCGCCAACTGGACCGTCACAACCCGATGA
- a CDS encoding SDR family oxidoreductase: MTSSIDTAAQLAGRVAVVAGASSGIGEATAKRLAASGAKVAVLARRADRLEKLVNEIEESGGTALAIAADVTDAEALRAAADRIATELGTVDLLFNNAGVMLPAPVDELPIEQWQRQIDINVGGLMNAIAAFVPQLIAAAAEKGVADLINTSSIAAQNIFPNFAVYSGTKAYVTHMSRTLRAELGAKNVRVSAIEPGIVETELQGHVTDAGAQEWLESTRGQIDWLAPADVAEAVNFLAVQPARVNIQQLTIMPTKQAS; encoded by the coding sequence ATGACCAGTTCGATCGACACCGCAGCTCAGCTGGCAGGCCGCGTCGCCGTGGTGGCCGGTGCGTCCAGTGGCATCGGTGAAGCCACCGCGAAGCGGCTCGCCGCATCCGGCGCGAAGGTTGCCGTGCTCGCGCGGCGCGCCGACCGTCTGGAGAAGCTCGTCAACGAGATCGAGGAATCCGGCGGGACGGCGCTCGCCATCGCCGCCGACGTGACCGACGCCGAAGCGCTGCGCGCCGCGGCCGACCGGATCGCGACCGAATTGGGCACCGTGGACCTGCTTTTCAACAACGCAGGCGTCATGCTGCCCGCCCCCGTCGACGAGTTGCCGATCGAGCAGTGGCAGCGCCAGATCGACATCAACGTCGGCGGGTTGATGAACGCGATCGCCGCGTTCGTGCCGCAGCTGATTGCGGCGGCCGCTGAGAAGGGCGTCGCCGATCTGATCAACACGTCGTCGATCGCCGCGCAGAACATCTTCCCGAACTTCGCGGTGTACTCGGGCACCAAGGCGTACGTCACCCACATGTCGCGAACACTGCGTGCCGAACTCGGCGCCAAGAACGTCCGCGTCTCGGCCATCGAGCCGGGCATCGTGGAGACCGAGCTACAAGGTCACGTGACCGACGCGGGAGCGCAGGAGTGGCTGGAAAGCACCAGGGGTCAGATTGATTGGCTGGCGCCTGCCGACGTCGCCGAGGCCGTCAACTTCCTGGCCGTACAGCCGGCGCGGGTGAACATTCAGCAGCTGACGATCATGCCGACCAAGCAGGCCTCGTAG
- a CDS encoding IF2 family translation initiation factor gives MSITDIPFAVLKMQYRLARLPLQLVDERVFSRMESDAPARLFFERSLGMLDMTVGNALRVPELEQRGAELVERSDALRQAAKLDEAASENIKAAGANVRASREKAAQEREQARAEEESEAKNARAAAQNRKRAAVDSAEKRIATGHKRADEAAAQREGAAEAAKREEEAMIRAAEQSAVAAADAKLDDAKDKRDTAANKVTRADRLEELADTEKQRRRS, from the coding sequence ATGAGCATCACCGATATCCCGTTCGCAGTCCTCAAGATGCAGTACCGGCTGGCGCGCTTGCCGCTGCAGTTGGTCGACGAGCGGGTGTTCAGCCGGATGGAGTCTGACGCGCCGGCGCGGCTGTTCTTCGAACGTTCACTCGGCATGCTGGACATGACCGTCGGGAATGCGCTGCGTGTCCCGGAACTCGAACAGCGCGGCGCCGAACTGGTCGAACGCAGCGACGCGCTGCGGCAGGCGGCCAAACTCGACGAGGCCGCAAGCGAGAACATCAAGGCCGCCGGGGCCAATGTCAGGGCCAGCCGCGAGAAAGCGGCCCAGGAACGCGAACAAGCGCGGGCCGAGGAGGAGTCCGAAGCCAAGAACGCGCGCGCGGCGGCTCAGAACCGCAAACGCGCCGCGGTCGACAGCGCCGAAAAGCGCATCGCCACAGGCCACAAGCGGGCCGACGAGGCCGCAGCACAGCGCGAAGGCGCGGCCGAAGCGGCCAAACGCGAAGAAGAGGCGATGATCCGGGCGGCCGAGCAAAGCGCAGTGGCGGCAGCCGATGCGAAGCTTGACGACGCCAAGGACAAACGTGACACCGCGGCCAACAAGGTCACGCGCGCCGACCGGTTGGAGGAACTGGCCGACACCGAGAAGCAACGGCGCCGAAGCTAA
- a CDS encoding CsbD family protein, producing MTDSGKADQARKGLIDSVKGKAKEVVGAVTGNDSLTAEGQLEQTEAQQRKEASKVEAIADAEAREARAQAVEAKREGAAERSAVHAEAAAEETEIRADQAAQKQAAEQAAHQDLVKQKADAERDAQQRIEQAKAEQREATQAADEEVADALDDHKDAVRESARARAEADRLRAQAETRSDR from the coding sequence ATGACCGATTCCGGAAAAGCCGACCAGGCTCGTAAGGGCTTGATCGACTCCGTGAAAGGTAAGGCCAAGGAAGTCGTCGGCGCGGTGACCGGTAACGATTCGCTGACCGCCGAGGGTCAACTCGAGCAGACCGAGGCGCAGCAGCGCAAGGAGGCCAGCAAGGTCGAGGCCATCGCCGACGCCGAGGCGCGCGAGGCGCGCGCCCAAGCTGTCGAGGCCAAGCGCGAAGGCGCCGCGGAGCGCAGCGCCGTGCACGCCGAAGCGGCGGCTGAGGAAACCGAGATCCGCGCGGATCAGGCCGCGCAAAAGCAAGCCGCGGAGCAGGCCGCACATCAGGACCTGGTGAAGCAGAAGGCCGACGCGGAACGCGACGCACAGCAGCGGATCGAGCAGGCCAAGGCAGAGCAGCGGGAGGCCACCCAGGCCGCGGACGAGGAAGTCGCCGACGCGCTCGACGACCACAAGGATGCGGTCCGCGAGTCCGCCAGGGCGCGTGCTGAGGCGGACCGACTCAGGGCACAGGCCGAAACGAGGAGTGACCGATGA
- a CDS encoding DUF4383 domain-containing protein: MGAVFLLVGVLGFIPGITTNYDMLTFAGHHSDAQLLGIFNVSVLHNIVHLAFGVAGLALARTFNGAKGYLIGGGIIYAVLFLYGLLIDHGSGANFVPVNSADNWLHFALAVVMLALGFLLGRTDAPDFPARR, translated from the coding sequence ATGGGCGCGGTGTTCCTGCTCGTCGGGGTGCTGGGCTTCATACCGGGCATCACGACGAACTACGACATGCTGACGTTCGCAGGCCACCATTCCGACGCGCAGTTGCTTGGCATCTTCAACGTTTCGGTGCTGCACAACATCGTCCACCTGGCCTTCGGCGTGGCGGGACTGGCGCTGGCACGAACCTTCAACGGCGCCAAGGGCTACTTGATCGGCGGCGGAATCATCTACGCGGTGCTGTTCCTGTACGGGCTGCTGATCGACCACGGTTCAGGAGCCAACTTCGTGCCCGTCAACTCGGCGGACAACTGGCTGCATTTCGCGTTGGCCGTGGTGATGCTCGCGCTGGGGTTCCTGCTGGGCCGCACCGATGCACCCGACTTTCCCGCACGTCGTTGA